The Alphaproteobacteria bacterium sequence GGTCGTCGACGGTGCGGTGCTCTCCGGCGCCGGTCGCGAGGACCTGGAAGCCTTCATCGAAATCTTCGTCGAGGCGATTGCCGTCGGCACGCTGGAGCAGACGAGCGAAGCCGCCTGATCGGCTAGCCCGCCCAAGCAACGGCGTCGCCGGGGGACAAGCCCAGTCGCGACGCCGCATGGCCCTGGTTCACGGCGATTTCCGCCAGACCCAGGGCATTTTTGTACCAGAACGCTTCTCCCGCCGCCGCCTCGGCGAAGGTGCGGCGTTCGGCAAAGCGCTGGCGGCCGGCCGCCAGCACCGCCCCCGGCCGCGGCTTCAGGCCGGTCATGACATTGCCATAGCCGTCGACATAGACCACCGCCGCCAGCTCGTCCGGCGTTTCCCTGCCGACCGGAGCCCGGTCCAGCGGCACGAGGCCGGTGCGGTCGCCCTCGGCGAGACGCGCACCGGTCGGTGCGAACAGGTCGCGGCCGTGAAACGAGGCCGACAGCCGCGCCGGCCGCCAGACGATGCGGTGCCAGGCCGGTGCGGCGTCGCGGGCGCGGGCGGCGGCGACCAGCAGCCCGTTGTCCGGCCCCACCAGCCAGCAGTCACCGGCTTGCACCGCCAAGGGCAGGCGGTCGCTGCCCACCCCCGGATCGACCACGGCGATGACGACGCTGCCGGGCGCCCAGTCCGACGCCAGCGCCGCCAGCAGGCACCCTGCCGCCAGCGGGTCGAAGGCCGGGGCGTCGTGCATCAGGTCCACCAGCGGCACATCCGGCGTGGTTCGGCGGATCGCGGCGTGCATCTGGCCGACATAGGGGCCCCGCCAGCCGAAATCCGTGTAGAGCAGGATCATGGCCCGACGCCGCGCTCGGGTAACGCATCCCCATCCGGGCGATCGATGCCGCCGGGCGGTTCGATGATCGGGTGATGCGACGCGGCGCTGCGGCGGAAATCGTCGAACAGCCGCGGGTCCGGCGCGATTTCGATCTCGCGCTTGAACGCCCGGAAGCCCCGGGCGAGGTAGAAGGGCAGGGCGTTCGGGTGGTCCAGCGTGCAGGTGTGTAGCCAGAGCCGCTCGGCCCCGCCCTCTTGAAACGCCAGGCGTTGCGCCTCGCCCATCAGCCAGACGCCGAGGCCGGCGCCGACCGCCTCCGGCACCAGGCCGAAAAAGACGATCTCGCAGGCCGGCCGCTCGCGCCAGTCGAGTTCCAGCAGGCCGATGGCCTCGCCGCGGTCTTCCCCTGCGGCTTCGAGGGCATAGACCGCGACGGCGGGGTGATGGATGACGGCGGCCAGTTGCGCATCGGTCATCACGGCCCGGCTGAACCAGAGCCAGTCCTCGCCGATGCGCCGGTACAGCGTGCGGTACCAGTCCAGGCCCGGCCGCTCCACCCGTCGGACGTGGAGACCGGGGCGCGGCGGGGCCGGATACGCGACGGGCGGCGCGGTTTTCTCCAGATGGGTGACGATGGCGGCAATGGAGCCGGGCGGCACCGGCAGCAGGCTCACTTGCGCCCCTCCGCCCGCCACTGCTCGACCCAGAGGGTGGCCGGGGCCAGATGGCCGGTGGGGCGCACGCCCTTCAGCCATTTCGGGATCACATACGGGTTGGCGCGGAAATAGAGCGGCAGCGCCGGCAGGTCCTGCGTGTAGATGCGCTGGAGTTCGGCCCATTTCGCCCGGCGCGACTCCCGGTCCAGGTCGACCTCGATGGCGTCGAGCAGGGCATCGACCCTGGGATTGCGGTAGCCGGTGTAGTTCTGGCCGGCCCAGTTGTTTTCCGCCGTCGGGATCATGGTGGAATGGAGCGTCGAACGGGGCAGGCTTTCCGGCGCGCTGATCCAGGCGAACATGGCCAACCCCTCGAAGCGCCGCTCGCGCACGGTCTGGCCGAAAAACACCCGGGCCGGCTCGTTGCGGATGCGTGTCTCGACGCCGATCTGCTTCCAGTAGGATTGCAGCACCTGCTCCACCTGCTCGCGCACCCGGGCGCCGGCGGTGGTCATCAGCGACAGGCTGAGCGTCTGGCCGTCGCCATTGACGCGCACGCCGCCGGGGCCGGGCGTCCAGCCGGCCTTCGTCAGCAGTGCCTTGGCTTTTTCGGGGTCGTAGGGATAGCGGGTCACGTCGTCCGAATGCACCCAGTCGAGCGGGCTGACATTGCTGTCCGCCACCGGCTGGCGGCCCTGGAACAGCCGCTGGCTGATCGCCTGCCGGTCGACGCCATAGAGCAGCGCCTGGCGGACCCGCCGGTCCGCCAGCACCGGATTGTCGAGATTGACGTCCAGATGCTCGTAGATCAGGCCGGCCTTGTAGACGAAGTCGAACGCGTCGCCGCGGCGTTGTTGCAGCGACAGCGCCTGGTCCAGGGTCAGGCCCAGCGGCCCGGCGATATAGTCGATGGCGCCGGACAGAAGATTGGCCTCCAGCGCCGCGGTGTTGGGGATCACCCGCACCACGATCCGGTCGAAATAGGGCTTGGGGCCGGGCCAGTGCGGGTTGCGCTCCAGCGTGGTGAAGGCGCCGGCCGAGACCGCGGCGATGCGATAGGGGCCGAAATAGAGGCCGGGATTGGCGGTCTCCCGGTCATAGAGCGTGCGCTGCTTGTAGGCGCGCGGGTCGGCCTCGAACACGGCGCGCTCCAGATGGGCCGGCAGCGGCTCCACCCCGAAGGCGTTGTAGGTGTAGGTGATGCGGTCGGTGTGCAGGATGACGGTGCGGGCGTCCGGCGTCTCCACCTTCCAGATGCGCTGGAACACGTCGGCGCCGGTGACGCCGCTGTCCTTGTGCTTGCCCACCTCCCAGGCGAAGCGGATGTCGTCGGCGGTGACCGGCACGCCGTCGCCCCAGGCCAGCCCCTCGCGCAGGCGGTAGGTGACGGCGATGCCCGCCTTGCCGTCCGGCGTGGTCTCGCGCACCGCGCCGCCGTTTTCCAGGGTCGGCAGCGTCTCGCACACCAGGCAGGCCAGTTGCCAGTCCCGGTCGTAGCCGGTGACCGGGCGCAGCGCCATGCCGAGCACATAGCTCTTGGCCAGCATGGCGTCGATGAGCGGGTGGAATGTGGAGGGAAACTGCGTGACGCCGATCACCAGCGTCCGCTTCGCCTCCTCCGCCCGCGCCGCCGGGGCCGCCGGGGCGGCGAGGCAGAGGGCGAGGATCAGCGCCAGCGCCACCCGCAGCATGGGGCTAGCCCGCTTTCGGCTGCCAGCCGTCGGGGGCGGCCAGGAATTCGCGCACCACCGCGGCCTTGTCCGGCGGGAAATAGCCGCGCGCCTCGGCTTCCTCGATCACGTCCCACCAGGTGGCGAGCCCGTGCAGCTTCACGCCCATTTCGCCGAGAGTCGATGTGCTTTCGGGGAAAATGCCGTAGTGGAACAGCACCATGCAGTCGTTGATGACGCCGCCCGCCTGGCGGATGGCGTTGATGAAGTTGACCTTGCTGCCGCCGTCGGTGGCCAGATCCTCGACCAGCAGCACGCGGGCGCCTTCCGGCATCACGCCCTCGATCTGGGCCATGCGGCCGAAGCCCTTGGCCTGCTTGCGCACATAGACCATGGGCAGGCCCATGCGCTCGGCGATCCAGGCGGCGAAGGCGATGCCGGCGGTCTCGCCGCCCGCGACCACGTCGATGCTTTCGTGGCCGATATCGCGCTCGATGGTCTGGACGGCCAGGTCCATCAGCTTGCGCCGGGCGCGCGGAAAGCTGATGAGCTGGCGGCAGTCGATATAGACCGGGCTGCGGCGGCCGCTGGTGAAGGTGAAGGGCTCGTCATCATAGCAATAGGCCGACTGGGTCTCCAGCAGGATATGCGCCATGGCGCGGGCGGCGACGGCGCGTTCGATCTCGTGCGCCTGGGCAACCGAGACCGGAGCGACCGAGACGGGGGAGACGGGAGCGGAGGGGGCGGTGGACATGGCGTTGCGGCACACTTCTTTTTTGGGACGAGGCTCGTATGGTGGGTCTCTCATACCATCCGTCGCGGCGTCCGCCCACCATTCATGCTGACCCAACTGACCCAGATCTTCGGCGACCTGTCGCCGGCCAGCCTGCTGTATGTGGTGCTGGGCGCCTATTGCTCGGCCGTGTTCCACAGCGTCGCCGTGTTCGGCGGCGGCCTGATCCTGTCGATCCTGCTGGCGCCGGTGATCGGCATCAAGGCGGTGGTGCCGGTGATCGCGGTCTCGCTGCTGGTCAGCCACACCAGCCGGGTGTGGGCGTTTCGCAAGGGCTTCACCTGGCCGGTCTATCGCAATCTGATGACGACCGCCTTTCCCGGCATCATCGTCGGCGCGGTGGTCTACTCCCACCTGCCGACCGAGGCGATTGCATTGCTGATGGGGGTGTTCCTGATCGCCACCATCCCGCTGCGGCGCACGCTGCACCGGCGCAATGTCAGCGTCGGCAAGCGCACGATCATGGGGGTGGGCGTGCCGTTCGGCGTGCTGAGCGGCTCCACGGTCGGCGCCGGCCTGATCCTGGCGCCGTTCATGCTGGCGGTGGGCCTGGCGGGCGAGGCGCTGCTGGGCACGATGGCGGCGGTGGCGCTGACGGTGAACGTCACCAAATCCGTGGTGTTCGGTGGCTTTGCCGTGCTGGACCCGGGCCTGGCGCTGGCGGGCTTCCTGGTCGGGCTCTGCACCATCCCCGGCAACCTGACCGGCCGCTGGATCGTGCGCCGCACCGGCGTGCGCGTGCACATCCTGGTGGTGGAAGCAGTGATCCTGGTGGGCGGCTGCTATTTCATCTACGCCGCCGGCCATGGCTGGGGCTGGTGGGGCTGGTGAGACCGGGGCGGGGCGGTATAGTTCCGGGCCAGGACCCGACCTTCCCCTGAGAGGACCCGCCCCATGTCCACCACCGGCAAACGCGTCGCGCTGATCACCGGCTGCGGCAAGGAAAACGGCATCGGTGCCGCCACGGCCCAGAGGCTCGCCCGCGACGGCGTGATCGTTGCGGTGGCCGATATCGCCGCCGCCGGTGTGGAGAACGACCTGGCGACCGACCGCGCGCCGTCGGCCTGGCAGGGCCTCGACACGCTCGTCGCCCGCATCGAGGCCGCCGGCGGCGAGGCGTTCAGCCTGACCGGCGATGTCAGCCAGGAGGCCAGCGCGAAATCCCTGGTCGACCGGGTGGTGGCGAAATACGGCCGGCTCGACATCCTGGTGAACAATGCGGGCGCGCCGCACGGCAAGGACCGGGGTCCGATCGAGGACGTGCCGGTCGAGGGCTGGGACGCGGTCATGAACATCAACGCCAAGGGCGTGTTCCTGATGACCAAGGCCGCGGTGCCGCACATGAAGCGCCAGGGCTGGGGCCGCATCGTCTCCATGGCGTCGGTGGCGGGGATGGTGGCGCTGCCGGAGCGGGCGGCCTATTCCGCCTCGAAGGCGGCGGTGATCGGCCTCACCCGGTCGGTCGCGCACGATCTGGCGCCGCTGGGGATCACGGTCAATTGCGTCTGTCCCGGCTCGATTGCCACGGACCGTGCAATTTCCTCGACCCTGCGCGCCGGCTGGAGCGATGTGCAGGCGGGCCTGGCCGAGCGCGCCCAGTTCCTGCCGGCGAAGCGGCATGGCGCGCCGGAGGAAATCGCCGCCCTGATCGCCTATCTCGCCAGCGAGGACGCCGGCTACACCACCGGCCAGGCCATCGCCGTCGATGGCGGCGGCCTGCCCGCGAGCGCGTTCTGAGGGTTCCATTCGGTGTGCCCCGGAATCGATCCGGGGCCGGCGTCCGCATGAGATCCTGGCGTCCGAGGCCGGCCCACCGCGTCGCTTTCCCGGCCTTGCGCCGGGACCTCATGCGGGAGGCGGGCCCAGCCGGAGGTCCCGGATCGGCGCTCCGCGCCGTCAGGGAAAGCTCGGGCCGGGAGAACTCGGCGCGGGGGTGGCTGGGCTCAGGCGGCGGCGATGGCGGCCCAGTCGATCGGCTG is a genomic window containing:
- a CDS encoding orotate phosphoribosyltransferase; amino-acid sequence: MSTAPSAPVSPVSVAPVSVAQAHEIERAVAARAMAHILLETQSAYCYDDEPFTFTSGRRSPVYIDCRQLISFPRARRKLMDLAVQTIERDIGHESIDVVAGGETAGIAFAAWIAERMGLPMVYVRKQAKGFGRMAQIEGVMPEGARVLLVEDLATDGGSKVNFINAIRQAGGVINDCMVLFHYGIFPESTSTLGEMGVKLHGLATWWDVIEEAEARGYFPPDKAAVVREFLAAPDGWQPKAG
- a CDS encoding GNAT family N-acetyltransferase, which produces MAEGRAPHRPSGPGHPLGRAVAGGGAQVSLLPVPPGSIAAIVTHLEKTAPPVAYPAPPRPGLHVRRVERPGLDWYRTLYRRIGEDWLWFSRAVMTDAQLAAVIHHPAVAVYALEAAGEDRGEAIGLLELDWRERPACEIVFFGLVPEAVGAGLGVWLMGEAQRLAFQEGGAERLWLHTCTLDHPNALPFYLARGFRAFKREIEIAPDPRLFDDFRRSAASHHPIIEPPGGIDRPDGDALPERGVGP
- a CDS encoding SAM-dependent chlorinase/fluorinase, with amino-acid sequence MILLYTDFGWRGPYVGQMHAAIRRTTPDVPLVDLMHDAPAFDPLAAGCLLAALASDWAPGSVVIAVVDPGVGSDRLPLAVQAGDCWLVGPDNGLLVAAARARDAAPAWHRIVWRPARLSASFHGRDLFAPTGARLAEGDRTGLVPLDRAPVGRETPDELAAVVYVDGYGNVMTGLKPRPGAVLAAGRQRFAERRTFAEAAAGEAFWYKNALGLAEIAVNQGHAASRLGLSPGDAVAWAG
- a CDS encoding sulfite exporter TauE/SafE family protein produces the protein MLTQLTQIFGDLSPASLLYVVLGAYCSAVFHSVAVFGGGLILSILLAPVIGIKAVVPVIAVSLLVSHTSRVWAFRKGFTWPVYRNLMTTAFPGIIVGAVVYSHLPTEAIALLMGVFLIATIPLRRTLHRRNVSVGKRTIMGVGVPFGVLSGSTVGAGLILAPFMLAVGLAGEALLGTMAAVALTVNVTKSVVFGGFAVLDPGLALAGFLVGLCTIPGNLTGRWIVRRTGVRVHILVVEAVILVGGCYFIYAAGHGWGWWGW
- a CDS encoding peptide ABC transporter substrate-binding protein, which translates into the protein MLRVALALILALCLAAPAAPAARAEEAKRTLVIGVTQFPSTFHPLIDAMLAKSYVLGMALRPVTGYDRDWQLACLVCETLPTLENGGAVRETTPDGKAGIAVTYRLREGLAWGDGVPVTADDIRFAWEVGKHKDSGVTGADVFQRIWKVETPDARTVILHTDRITYTYNAFGVEPLPAHLERAVFEADPRAYKQRTLYDRETANPGLYFGPYRIAAVSAGAFTTLERNPHWPGPKPYFDRIVVRVIPNTAALEANLLSGAIDYIAGPLGLTLDQALSLQQRRGDAFDFVYKAGLIYEHLDVNLDNPVLADRRVRQALLYGVDRQAISQRLFQGRQPVADSNVSPLDWVHSDDVTRYPYDPEKAKALLTKAGWTPGPGGVRVNGDGQTLSLSLMTTAGARVREQVEQVLQSYWKQIGVETRIRNEPARVFFGQTVRERRFEGLAMFAWISAPESLPRSTLHSTMIPTAENNWAGQNYTGYRNPRVDALLDAIEVDLDRESRRAKWAELQRIYTQDLPALPLYFRANPYVIPKWLKGVRPTGHLAPATLWVEQWRAEGRK
- a CDS encoding SDR family oxidoreductase, whose product is MSTTGKRVALITGCGKENGIGAATAQRLARDGVIVAVADIAAAGVENDLATDRAPSAWQGLDTLVARIEAAGGEAFSLTGDVSQEASAKSLVDRVVAKYGRLDILVNNAGAPHGKDRGPIEDVPVEGWDAVMNINAKGVFLMTKAAVPHMKRQGWGRIVSMASVAGMVALPERAAYSASKAAVIGLTRSVAHDLAPLGITVNCVCPGSIATDRAISSTLRAGWSDVQAGLAERAQFLPAKRHGAPEEIAALIAYLASEDAGYTTGQAIAVDGGGLPASAF